The Juglans regia cultivar Chandler chromosome 6, Walnut 2.0, whole genome shotgun sequence genome contains the following window.
ATAATTGATGTTGCTCCTGGTGGAACTTTGATGTCAAAGACAGCTGAGGGTGCTACCTATCTTTTAGAAGAGATGgcctcaaacaactatcaatggcCAACTAAAAGAACTATGGATAAGAAAGTTgttgggattcatgaattggagCCGTTAGCAGCCCTTTCAGCTCAAGTTGCTACTCTATCCCATCAGATTTCAGCTTTGACAACCTAAAGGATACCACAAAGTGTAGAATATATTGCAGCTACAAGTATGACAGTTCCGAGTAATGAAGCGAGGcaagaacaagttcaatacaTCAACAATCGGAACTACAATGATCGTGGTAATCCTATGCCAAATTACTACCATCCAGAGTTTCGAAATCATGAGAATTTGTCCTATGGAAATACAAAGAATGTGCTGCAACCTCCTCCAGGATTTGATAGTCAACCAAGTGAGAAGAAGATGTCACTTGAGAATGCCATGGTTTCCATTGTTGAGGTGATAAATGCAAGGTTTAAAAAGGCTTATTCAAGGTTGGACAACATTGAGACTCATTGTAGCAACATGGGAGCTGCTATAAAGAATATTGAAGTGTAAATTGGGCAACTAGCCACAACTATCAATGCCCAACAAAGAGGAACTTTTCCTAGCAACACAGAAGTGAATCCAAAGGAACAATGCAAGGCCATCACACTTAGGAGTCGAAGAGAAATTGAGAGGCCACCATCAAAGGAAACCAAGTCCACCCCTACAGCTGCAAACAATGGCCAAAACAAgaataaagtagaagaaaaggaTGATACACCAAGAGAGACTGACAAGCCACCAGCAATTTCATTTCCTAACAATCCTCATATTCTCTCTACTCCACTTCCTTATCCTCAacgttttcaaaaataaaaattatataagcaattttctaaatttttggatattttaaagaaaattcagataaatattccttttgcaGATGCCTTGAAACAAATGCCAAATTATGTCAAGTTCCTGAAGGATATCATTTTCAAGAAGAGaaggttggaggagtttgaaACAGTGAAGCTTTCTGAAGAATGCagtgctattcttcaaaagaaattacctaaaaaattaaaagatctgGAGAGTTTCACTTTGCCTTGCACTAttggaaattcatttttttgataaagttttatgtgatcttggtgCTAGTATTAATCTTATGCCACTTTCTGACTTAAAGAGATGAAACAAACAACCATTTCTTTGCAACTAGTAGATCGATCCATCAAGTATCCACATTGAATCATAGAAGATGTATTGGTAAaggtggataaatttatttttccttctgatTTTGTGGTATTagatatggaggaagatgaagaagtctCACTAATTCTTGGCTACAGGAATaactttaattgatgttcaaaagGGTGAGTTAACATTGAGAGTGAACAAGGAAGAGGTTATGTTCAACATCTACCAAGCCATGAGAGTTCTAGAAGAGCCAAACACTTGTTTTAGGGTAGATTTCATTAAGTAATGTGTAGAAGAAGTTTTTCAAGAAGATACACGAGCTGATCACTTAGAACGAGCCTTGCAGCAGAGTACATTACTTAGCAATGAAGTAGAGAGGAACTGTGCACTTATTCCTCTTGGAGATCCCAATTGATGAAGATCAAAAAGTCTGGCTGTAGACTTTAAAACAAGCGCTTATGGGAGGCAGCTCATAAAagtttcttttattcctttatttttattatttttattttttattttctaataatttggattttgatgcatgtttatttagcatgaataaagagctgaaaattacaaactacgGCTGATTCACTATGAAACCAGGGAAGTTCTTTTCAATTCTTCAATCTGTCTCACTTTTGCATTACAATAAggacattgtttagtttaagtttCGGGGTGTAAACTCCTATAGTCATTTGGTCTTCTAGTTTgctatctattttattttacttgtgattttataagtcttgagttgttggattctcttaccaagcacgtatttgagtatgattgaattctctatgactttgaaatttgtgattgaggataggattgagaaaaaatttcaaacatttctttaatGTCAGGCTGAGTTTTTTGGGtactttgatttaaatctttgaccttgaacataattgagcacttaatcatttttttctttattccattttgcTTATGAAGAGAAAGAATTGAATTAACTGGGTTAGGGAAGTTCAATTTTGCTTTGCTCTAGAATTTGTGGATGGATCCTTGAGGTGAAATCCTAGTTGAtaccaaatattagagaaatgatctaGGCAATTTTTTTGTCATAACCAAAAAGCTTTCCCAGCCGTCCTGATTATCATGCCATCATTGCATAGTGTACTCCCATAGTCAACCCCCTTGAGCTTTATTTTACATaagcctttatttattttttttaactacaaAAACCATTCTCATTCTAAGCCTGAAAGACCATGAATTTACCTTTACAGTTTGGGAAAATACTTTGGTGGAAATCTACATTTAGAGAGAAAGTtagttaaaaagaaattatgctTTATTTGATCAaagcatgtgaaaaaaaaaggtgaacgaagaaaaaaaaaaagggaagaagtggttgaagatttgaaaaggttacAAGAATTGAGGTGGCTGAACGAAAAATGTGGgaggtagaaaaaaaaatattgcaagtAAATGGAGTGATTTATTGCAACGAAAAAAGTGGGAGGTAGAATTGGGTTTGTCTTTTATTCAGAAGTGATTTATCCGTCatggcaggaaaaaaaaaaaacaaactaataAATGGAGTACAAATCACTTTAGATTTTGTTGAAAGTGTACTTGGTACTACTTCATTTactacaacaataataatattgcaaGTATGAGCATATAGTCAAGGAAGAGTTATGGCTTGAATCATGTggatatctcttttattttttttcctactaaTTATTTTCCTagtttgctttgattttccatatctatttctttcttagCCCTCACCATGTGGCCTGTCATTACAATCTgattaaagaccttttgatttctgattttggtttgactacattagtggagaggatTTCTGAAAATTGGACTTATGGGGTTAAGTTTGGAGAGAATTCTTCTGGTTTCAATTGTTCTACTTTTATCTGAGTTTGCAGGTGGTTTGAAGTTGAATTGACTATATCACCCACACACTCAAGGTCTTAGCTTTAGGTTGAAGTAAATGCTTAACTCTTGTTtgacaaattgctaaattttttattgattttctctctatctttgatgttaaaagagtaagatactagtgattaaatctaatttagaTCATGGTTTGGTGAGTGATGAAACTTCTCTATGGGGTCAAGCTGATAGTTTATagtggccttttttttttttttttgaggacaaacaaagttgtaagtttgggggtgtttgataacttgcataatttcttatattttatcactttttaactttaaactttagtctaaataccctattattg
Protein-coding sequences here:
- the LOC108979745 gene encoding uncharacterized protein LOC108979745 — translated: MVQQAQFSGSPLDDPNIHLAMFFKICDTVKINGVTEYTIRLRLFPFSLRDKNGLNGQTRTIIDVAPGGTLMSKTAEGATYLLEEMASNNYQWPTKRTMDKKVVGIHELEPLAALSAQVATLSHQISALTT